A single region of the Gossypium arboreum isolate Shixiya-1 chromosome 12, ASM2569848v2, whole genome shotgun sequence genome encodes:
- the LOC108478731 gene encoding phosphate transporter PHO1 homolog 3, which produces MKFGKEFASQMVPEWQGAYMDYDYLKTLLKDIHTFNQRTKQQSIPHGLKRSLSMYRAFSGLLIHRHSQHPPTSPPSPDVEEQPILVNSVNRNGSHKVETTFLMQGDKGGEYELVYFRRLDDEFNKVDKFYKSKVAEVTQEAEVLNKQMDALIAFRIKVENPHGWSWQDQSGDLTRLASDVAMSTATLAATIPAGARASGRRSVEHMEIIEEGPSVHDDSDEDKKDTVKKDSGEQNIEKPVGSKFKKHKPAPLQILDRVKMNNTLATPRSTIKVFLNAPKQSDLKFDRENLKRVENKLKRAFVEFYQKLLLLKSYSFLNTLAFSKIMKKYDKIASRNASESYMNMVDSSYLGSSEEVTKLMERVEATFIKHFANSNRSKGMNVLRPKARKQRHTTTFYTGFFAGCTAALIIALILVIRARHILGHDGTDQYMETMFPLYSLFGFIVLHTVMYAGNVYFWRRYRVNYAFIFGFKQGTELGYREVLLVSFGLAVMSLGSVLSNLDMEMDPKTNDYKAFTEIVPLILVVVVFIILFLPFNILYRSSRFFFLTCLFHSILAPLYKVRLPDFFLADQLTSQVQAFRSLEFYVCYYGWGDFRHRENSCKTNDVFNTFSFIVAVIPFWSRLLQCLRRFFEEKDTLQGYNGIKYFITIVALCLRTAYSLNKGLGWEILALVFSVAAAIVGTYWDLVYDWGLLQRHSRNRWLRDKLLVPRKSVYFGAMVLNVLLRFAWLQTVFNFKIFDLHRQTVTTMVASLEIIRRGMWNFFRLENEHLNNVGKYRAFKSVPLPFNYDEDEDEDKNE; this is translated from the exons ATGAAGTTTGGAAAGGAATTTGCATCTCAAATGGTGCCGGAATGGCAAGGGGCGTACATGGATTATGATTATCTCAAAACCCTGTTAAAAGATATTCATACTTTCAATCAAAGAACCAAACAACAATCCATCCCACATGGGCTGAAACGCAGCCTGTCAATGTATAGAGCTTTCAGTGGGTTGTTGATTCACAGGCATAGTCAACACCCACCCACTAGTCCACCTTCACCGGATGTGGAAGAACAACCAATTTTGGTGAACTCCGTGAACCGAAATGGCTCCCACAAGGTTGAAACAACGTTCCTTATGCAAGGAGACAAAGGTGGAGAATACGAATTGGTTTACTTCAGAAGGCTTGATGATGAGTTCAATAAAGTGGATAAGTTTTACAAGTCCAAGGTAGCCGAGGTAACGCAGGAGGCTGAGGTCTTGAACAAGCAAATGGATGCCCTCATTGCTTTCAGAATCAAAGTGGAGAATCCTCATGGATGGTCCTGGCAAGATCAGTCCGGCGACTTGACTCGTCTTGCCTCCGATGTTGCCATGTCCACTGCCACACTCGCAGCTACGATTCCGGCCGGTGCTAGAGCAAGCGGCA GAAGATCAGTTGAGCACATGGAGATCATCGAAGAAGGGCCAAGCGTCCACGATGATTCAGATGAAGATAAGAAAGATACTGTAAAGAAAGATAGCGGAGAGCAAAATATTGAAAAACCAGTGGGTAGTAAGTTCAAGAAACATAAACCAGCTCCATTGCAGATACTAGACCGTGTAAAAATGAATAACACACTTGCGACGCCTCGATCCACCATTAAAGTGTTTCTAAACGCCCCTAAACAGTCTGATTTGAAGTTCGATAGGGAGAATCTCAAGAGAGTTGAGAATAAACTTAAGCGAGCTTTTGTTGAATTCTACCAGAAACTTCTCCTCCTTAAAAGTTACAG CTTCTTAAATACATTGGCTTTCTCAAAAATCATGAAGAAATATGACAAG ATTGCTTCAAGGAATGCTTCAGAATCTTACATGAACATGGTGGATAGTTCATATCTAGGAAGCTCGGAAGAG GTTACAAAACTTATGGAAAGAGTTGAGGCTACGTTCATCAAACATTTCGCAAACTCAAACCGCAGCAAAGGAATGAATGTTTTAAGACCGAAAGCTAGGAAACAGAGACATACAACAACATTTTATACTG GTTTCTTTGCTGGATGCACAGCTGCTCTCATAATAGCACTTATTTTGGTAATTCGTGCTCGGCATATCTTGGGTCATGACGGAACGGACCAGTACATGGAAACCATGTTTCCACTTTACAG TTTGTTTGGATTCATTGTTCTACATACGGTAATGTACGCTGGCAACGTGTACTTTTGGAGACGGTATCGAGTTAATTATGCCTTCATATTTGGTTTCAAACAAGGAACTGAACTTGGGTACCGAGAAGTGCTGCTTGTCAGTTTTGGCCTTGCAGTAATGTCACTTGGTAGTGTGCTCTCAAATCTTGATATGGAGATGGACCCCAAAACTAATGATTATAAAGCTTTCACCGAAATCGTCCCTTTGATCCTGGTTGTG GTGGTGTTTATTATACTGTTCTTACCATTCAACATCCTGTATCGATCGAGTCGTTTCTTCTTCCTCACTTGTTTGTTTCACAGTATCTTAGCCCCTCTATACAAG GTCAGGCTTCCGGATTTCTTCCTGGCAGATCAGTTAACTAGCCAG GTTCAAGCATTTAGAAGCCTTGAGTTCTACGTTTGCTACTACGGTTGGGGAGATTTCAGACACAGAGAAAACAGTTGCAAAACCAACGATGTCTTCAACACTTTTAGCTTCATTGTCGCTGTAATTCCTTTTTGGTCTCGCCTTCTTCAG TGCTTGCGTCGGTTTTTTGAAGAGAAAGACACCTTGCAAGGTTACAATGGGATAAAATATTTCATCACAATTGTAGCCCTTTGTTTAAGAACTGCTTACAGTCTGAACAAAGGGTTAGGTTGGGAAATATTGGCTCTCGTGTTCTCAGTGGCTGCTGCCATTGTTGGTACTTATTGGGACCTTGTCTATGATTGGGGACTTCTCCAACGCCATTCTAGGAATCGATGGTTGAGAGATAAACTCCTTGTACCACGAAAAAGTGTCTACTTTGGTGCCATG GTCCTGAATGTTCTGCTGAGATTTGCATGGTTGCAAACAGTGTTCAATTTCAAGATATTTGACTTGCACAGACAAACCGTGACCACCATGGTCGCCAGCCTCGAGATCATCCGGCGAGGGATGTGGAATTTCTTCAG GCTAGAAAACGAGCATTTGAATAATGTCGGTAAGTATCGAGCATTCAAGTCCGTGCCATTACCTTTCAACTACGATGAGGATGAAGATGAagataaaaatgaataa